ACTCGAGATCGCCCGCCTGAAGCTGCCGGGGTTCGGCACCCCGGCGTTCATCATCGGCAGCGACGTCTTCGTCGGGGTGTACAGCTTCGAGGATCTCAGGTCATTCGTCGAGCGTGCGCTGTGACGCTTGGAGTCACCCGAGCTTGTTCGCGAGCTGCGCCGACAGGTAGTGCGACACGGTCATGATGGGTGTCATCGTGTGGCTCGAGGCGCTCGTGGGGAAACCCGACGAGTCGAATACGTAGACGTCTCGGGTCCCGAACACCTGCCCGGTCGGATCCGCGCCGCCCAGGTCCGGCGAAGGGGCAAAACGCACGGTGCCCTGCTGATGGGCCGAGATCAGCGGCGCCGTGGCGGGAGCAAACGCGATTGTGTCGACCTGAGCGAGATCAGCTTCGGATTCGATCGCGAGCGGCGGCACGGTGGGCACGAGCACACGCCGGGCGCCCGCCGCGAGATACACTCGCGCTGCGACCTTGATGGCCTGACGCAGCCGGCGCTTGTGGTTCTCGGCCTGCCGATAGCTGATGACCGGGTGACCCGCGCTCGGACCCGGACGCACGCGGCCCGACGGTTCGTCCGGCACCAGGAGCAATGACGCGGCGATGTTCGCGTACGACGCCATGAGCTCTTTCCCGGCCACACCCGGCAGAGGCAAGAGGGACGCGACGTTGCCCGGTGTGCCCATGACTGCCTCGATGCGAAACCCCCACAGGCCGTGTTCGGCGTTCTCTTCTTCTTCGAACTCGGTCACGGCATAGGCCTGTGGAATGCCGTCGAAGGCGGCAACTTTCTGCTCGAACACCGCCGTGATCGGCAGCTGCGGCTGCAACATCAGGTGTTCCCCGACGTGGCTCGTGCCAATGCCGGACGCGAGCAAGAGCTCGGCGCTTCCAATGGCGTTCGCCGCCACGATCACCACGCGCGCGGAGAGCTCGAAGGCCCCCACCGATTTGTACCCGCGCTCGTCCAAGGTGGCGACGCTGACGCGCTTCCAGGTCTTCCCGGCGTCCAAGATGCGTGTTGCCCGCGCTCGAAGCAAGAACCGCGCACCCTTCGCGACGGCCC
This sequence is a window from Myxococcales bacterium. Protein-coding genes within it:
- a CDS encoding GMC family oxidoreductase, with amino-acid sequence MSGAIVDLSREPAPTGVRCEVLVIGSGPGGATAARVLSDAGHEVVVLEEGGDFTGTDLNQRDSQMYDQLYMDRGGRVTEDVSISVLQGRALGGGGVVNVSDVVPIADGVLRHWQARHGLSEFSPEALAPYRDKALADLSANRITEAEVNLANRLLRTGAERLRLRGEVMLHNRVGCQGLGTCLLGCPLNAKRNPRFVSIPWAVAKGARFLLRARATRILDAGKTWKRVSVATLDERGYKSVGAFELSARVVIVAANAIGSAELLLASGIGTSHVGEHLMLQPQLPITAVFEQKVAAFDGIPQAYAVTEFEEEENAEHGLWGFRIEAVMGTPGNVASLLPLPGVAGKELMASYANIAASLLLVPDEPSGRVRPGPSAGHPVISYRQAENHKRRLRQAIKVAARVYLAAGARRVLVPTVPPLAIESEADLAQVDTIAFAPATAPLISAHQQGTVRFAPSPDLGGADPTGQVFGTRDVYVFDSSGFPTSASSHTMTPIMTVSHYLSAQLANKLG